The following nucleotide sequence is from Solanum dulcamara chromosome 7, daSolDulc1.2, whole genome shotgun sequence.
GGATTTCTAAAAAACAtttcattattcaaaataattgaattactcaaaatttaaaataaatgtttaaattttttttcatgtttatacTTTCCATTGgtgaaattttataattttttagaaGTAAACTATACTACttacaaaattatattataataaaaaactacttatatttatgatttcacatttaatcatctttatgatgatgattaaaTAAAACggtaatagagaaaaatatgattcaaattttttccttaaatatttttcttaatatatgtgtattattttagaaattcaattaatataaaatataaaaaattaaataaaaaaataaaattattaaatttttcgATCCCCATCTATCGTTAAGACTTTAAACTATTAGCTGGTCAAGCATTCCTACGATAGAGTTGTTTTCTAATCTTACTCTCATTTATTATACCAAATTAATGtagttttatttatattatcatcaaaatatcaaaagttTCCATATTGTGGTATAACTATGAATCTTTCGAGACAAATGTGACGTCTTTACATCTTCAGATGGAATTGACAATtaagtatataacttttatatatttaatttttaaaattatcaacAACTAAATAATAAACTTTATTCACGTTTAgcacttaattatttttttccttacaGAAAAGCTTAAAGTGTCTCAtagattcttttttaaaaataaatttgcaaGGTTACACGATCCATCCTATGGCCCGCTTAGAATTGGGCCTAGTATTGTTAGGCCCTTTCAAAATGAAGAGCTAGACTGGGCTAAACTGTTGATGTCTCCAGCCCGCTAGGACTGGGTTTGGTTGGGTTGGGTCAATAGTTTTGTGTTTTTCTCATAGAAAACTTGTAGAAATCCACTAGTTTAGAAGTTAATCATTTAGATATACTCTAGTTTGTAATATTATGTATCTTATCAGATTTTGGTACGTCCAAATACATCCGGATACATGTATATCAGAATATATGgagtcaaaattaggtgtaatttgtttTAGATACATTGTATTCAagtgattcacatgtatttggGATACATAGACAAAGTTTTTTCGTCACTCTCCTATGTATCTGGTATCCTAGATACATGTGgatcacactagatacatgtatatggtGTGCATCTAGTGTGATTCGCATATATCTGGGATACATGACTATCTCACTCACCTCTCTCCCTATTTTAGTGTATCTGGAagcaaaaatacatgtatctaggttATCTTTCTCAATATATGGTAGGAAACACTTAATTAGTAATAAAATACgtaattatttgaaagtatagATAGAATTAGTATGTATAGCATGGATCAATGTCTAATAAGGTTATCATTATGAATATCATTCTTCCAAAAAATTACTTTTCCATTTTCAAATGATAGCAAATCAAtggaatattatatatttttttgatttgtatTTACGTAGGTTTAACTATATTTTACCTTCAAATTTTCAGGAATATCAATCTATATTGACTTTTGGAATGCTTTGGTAATTCACGTAATTTTGTTTATTTACATTTATTTGTATAATGTCTCAATTTCGGTTTTAAAACCTTGCAATATGGGTATTGTTGGACTCCTTTTGGTGAAGTATTTCCATTCTTGATTGTTAGGAATCACTTTGGAGTCGGTATTTGAGCATAGAGCTCAAATTCAgacattcatatgttatagactttggatTGGGGTTGTAATATGAATTGAGATTGTTGATTATAATGTGAAGTCCGTCGGGGGGGCATGATTATACTGTATTACCGTGTGGAGGTTTATTTGTGTGATTTAACCCATGAAGGGGGGGGCTTATTTACTATTCTATTtactttgagagcatgtgattcatgatttgcctgaGCGAGAGGCTTGTAATATTATTTGACTTATAATGCCCGCATGAagggttgagttggggttttgatcacACATGAGTAaggaaatattttcaaaagaggCGAACACTTATTTCAACGTATTTCCTttccattactatctatttgaGGATGTATATGatgtttaggttgagttttgagaactcTGTACtttgtattacatgttgagttgattattgcCTCCATGCCTTATGTGTTGTGAtatattcatcctcattcattatatcattgatcttgaaaagttgagtaatatagaaattcttttcttgaaaaaaatgaGATACTCCTTGACCACAAActaggtggcaagttgatgagatattgagattgtcCCCCATaggttgtgcgacaaccttgattccatcgtaccaccacatcattgtatcatctcattgcattgtaTTGTTCTTTGGATAATTTGACTTATCTGGACAtatgtgatattgaactgtccctatatatttactttacttacgccgttctatataaattggtagCATCGATATCggagtgagacttttctgtatgtagGTAGAAGCgttctttaatttatttcataagtttgattaatttATTATACTTGGTCGGTCAATCAGGTGATATTTTTGTTCGTTATTCTTCTTTTCGTTTCTTTTGTGGCCTAGCTTCACCTTTGAAAGTCTCGTATGAGATTTATTATTAGGCTCACACATTAGATTGAATTTTAGGATGTGTGCAATCGTGATCTCGATTTTTGAATCGTAACAGTTTGTCtagcaaaaatattttatatttttgtttttgttccCTAATGAGGATTATATTTGATTCTCAGACCAGAAAATAGATCAATGATTAAAGTTGAAGAAGTTCAAGCCGAAAGCTATACTATTAATGGGTTCTCTGTCCAGGTTCAAGAAAAGTCAATAAATCTATCCTATTTGCCTGACTCAATTATTGTGACATTTTATTGATATATTTACTGTTTAGGTGAACTTTACTACACCAATTTTAGAGCAGTCTAAATCGACTTGGCCCGTAAGGCTTCGAGTTAGATTAATCCTTTTGACAACTCTACGGAATATTGTGGGACAGCTCTCTTGTTCCCTGTATATGTGGGACGGTTTGGGCCTCTGCTTGGGCCTAATAATTGAGCCTCTGATACTGCAAAAAAATTTAACTCCTAGTTTACTTTAGAGAAGAAATTGGATTATAGACACAAAACATTTGATCTGGAAAATTTTGTTTTATACAAACATGCACATACTATAGATTATATATAAGGAGGATGCATGTCAACTACAACTTTTGGAATATTATAGGAGCACCATATTGTGGACATAAGAGCATCAAAATAGTAGGAGCATGTTGGTAACTTGTAGAAAGATCAAACGAGAACCGTTGCAAGATCATAGCTATTGCTAATTTCGCTTGTAGCACTGCTAAATTTTGCCCGACGCATCGTCGGGCGCCAAGTCCAAAAGGCATAAACGCCATGGGGTGATTCGCTGCTTGTGCGACTCCTCGAGCAAATCTTGCGGGATTAAATTCGTTAGCGTCTCGTCCCCATAGTGTTTGATCGTGATGAATTGCTATAATTGGTATAAGGAGCTCAGTCCCTCTAGGTAATGTGAAATTTCCCAATCGTGTGTCAGTTTTGGCCCGTCTGATTGCTGCCACTGCTGGTGGATATAGCCGGACAGATTCGTTAATTATCATTCCTAGCTGCCAAAATCATAAGTTttacacaaaaaatattaatttaatttattagttTGATTCTATACCACAAACCGttaattttcttttacattGGTAGGTCAATAATTAAAAACATGTTATAGAATACCGGTGGTATCTTGTGGCAAGCATAGACCAGTAAGCAGTAACCTTCAACTTTTGATAAGTAAAATGTTACGTAGAGGATACATCAGTATTAATAATGTATATAATACAATAATTAGAATACAATATACATAGGGAGGGAGCTTTAGggatccatatatataaatttgtgAAAGAGTAAGTATTTCAAAAGGTTATTTAACTATGAGGATCGTGAAAGATCACTTAACTATAAGGATCGTAAATGACTTTACTATATAATTTCAAATAGTTATGTGACCTTTTGAGGTATTTACTAGTTAAGTGAATGACTTAATAAAGCTTTAAAGTAAGaatattatcattaatatttttatactattggtGGCTAATTAAGGATTACCTCGATATAAAAGTCCCCTTCTTAAACTAAAAAGCTAAACAATTCTGTCTTAATTAGTGTgtaagacaaaatatataaataaagtgaaaaattaTCTGATTGATCAAACAGCTATCATGCCTGCAAGGCAGCGACTACTATTCTTTTCTAAGAACAAATTAAAGTTGGTTCCATTTGCTTTTACCGCATTCATAATAATGTTTAGTTGtttaagaaaaatcataattacggtgaataaacaaaagttatatggtgtattattAACTTTAATTTATACTTACCGTCTTGAGTTTGGAAAGTTGATCTTTAGAGGGAGGATCACGTGCTCCACAAACAGTCAAAACTTCCTCACGTGCTAATTCCTGCCACTGAGGATGCATGGCCAGTAAGATGGTGGTCCAAGTCAGCAAATTGGACGTGGTATGTTTGCCGGCAAAGAAGATGGTCTTGCATTCTTCGACAATGTCATTAACAGTGATGTTTGAAGTATTTGTATATTCATGAGTAGCTGCTTTGATCATTACTTCCAATAAATCATTCGGACATTCTTCTGGCAACACCTGATAATAATTATCACtccatatttttctcttttcttcaatCAGCTTCATCAAAGATTTTCGCATTTCTTTATCCAATCTCCAAGATATTCTATTCTTTTTACTAGGCAAAAATCTGTCCAACACAATACATCAAACAATTGTTTTTTTCACTTCACAATATATTGTTTCAAGATTCTTGCACAAACCACTAACTACCAAATCATAACGCGTTATTCTCATTCATTATGGTTACATTTATTATAAATAACACTCTAATTTCATTATAACACCGTCgtttattttaatatacaaaATTCAATAGTATTGTTTCACAAGTGAATTTGGAAAATATGAGTATAtgcagattttatttttatctttataaataACACTCTAATTTCATTATAACAACATCgtttattttaatatacaaaATTCAATAGTATTGTTTCACAAGTGAATTTGGAAAATATGAGTATAtgcagattttatttttatttttgtggggtaaagaaattattttcaatagacCCTCAATTCAAAAAAATCAGTTTCTGAGTAGAGAAGAAAGCTATACCAAGGTAAAGACACAAAAATATGATGTGATGACTAgtgaaatattcatattaaagAGGATGAATGTTATAGGGAGATCTTAGGAggacagtatatatatatatatatatatataatcattaATTTGGGAGTGAGTATACACCTGTATCCGGGGATGAACACTTTTTGATAAGCTTCAGTGGCATAAACCATTTGTTGTGCTTGTAATTCAAAGATGGCTCTACCATCTTCGTAGCTGCTTCCGAACACAATACGCGTAATGACATCTTCTGCCAATGTCGAGAACATTTCTGAGACTTCGATTTCTACTTTTCCTCTGGCGTTTGACATTTTTGACCATGTGTCTAACATCTCCCTCATGCTCTTCCCCATCATGGGAATCATTAACTATATGTAGGAAAGTGAGATAAATAGAAGTTTAGATtcctttttagaaaaaaacaaaTTCGTTATATTGTTccgattttctaaaaatattaccGCATTAATTTCTTGATGGACTATTTTTGGAAGAATTGACATACACGATATTTTCAAAGGGTCCGAAGAACATAGCAAATAAATAGAGGTGATTATCTGTAAAGGTAGAATTAGTAATaagttgaaaatagagttttattTGTCAGATAATCTTTTAATTAATAgttattatattataaagtcACGatttattttcttggattcaattttctttaacaaaggagatgacttttaaaaataataactattgGTTGAATGACCATAATAGAAATCAaccctttaaaaaataaagtatataACTTGAGTACACTAATCTAAAAAACAATAGGGTTAACATTGAGTTAAGTCGATATTAAGATCACTTACCCTCAGATTTTCGATGTAGAATGTCGGAGTAATAATCTTCCTATGGTGAGCCCATTTTTCTCCTTTGAGACTAAGTAAACCATCACCTTCAAGCTTCTTGACAAGTGCCGGTGACTCGTTTTTCTCAAAGTTGTCTGATTTCAGAACGAATATATCCCTAATGAGAGCTGGATCAGAAATGGTGACCCGAGCCGTTGGTCCAAACCATATAACAAATATTGAACCTGAGATACACCAAAAATAAGTTATAAGTAGAATCAAACTAGAAAGATGTCAAGTACTTGACAAAAGTCTATTTTGAGCTAGCAAACAAATAACGTAAACGTTATTGACATGGATACTCCACAACTCAGCCAATTCGAATATATCGATCCAAACAACGGATTGCCCATTGCTAGTTAACTTCCAAAATATACATAGAGTTATAGAAACggaaagaaaagttgagatcATAAAGTAAGCGTTAAATTTTAAATCACTATTACATTTACAAAATTCAAACGTAGGTAAGATATCCTTCAGATGACCCGATAGTGTAATATGAAaccaaaagagaaataaaattgGAAAAAGTAGGTACCATAGATTTTTTTCCAATGATGGTAGAAGGGGAGAACAGTGGGAAGAATGTCATGAGAAGTAAAAGGGGAAGTGCAAGATGTAGTAGTGAAACTTGCAATTTCCTTGAGGTTACCAAAGAGAAAATGGTATTTAGGACCTGTGATTCCTTGCTTCTTGAAGTGTTTTTGAATTCTTTTTGGTGTCCACCAGAGATGAACGAACGCTTTCTGTGCAAACAATAGTAACACATACGAAAACACAACAACACATAACCACTGAAAGCACAAGGCTTCCATATGCACCACTGCTTGATACAATTTTTCCTATAttacagagagagagagagagagaaagagaggggTGTTTCTTTAATTTGTCTCTCTTGTTTATAAGAAGACTACAAGGTGAAATATTGAGGTTGTCCGGTTTTATAGCTCCTTCCAaattaattaacaatttaagttatataatacaacaacatactTGTGTAATCTTGGTTTAGGAAGGATGGTGTATAGAGAAGTTGTTCCCAATAGATCACTTAAATTGAGTAAGGCATATAAAAAATGTATGTAAAAGAAATATAGTAGTTAAAAAGCCAAATTTGAAAATAgtgaaaaaaaacaagaataacAACTAACTGAAGCATCAAAAACAATAAGAATGCATGAAATTCTAATTatatacctaaataattaatatatatttactatCAAACAGTATTTAAagtatgttttatatttatatgttaaatattgaaaataaaaagattgCTTACAATGGTAAATAAAAATTGTCTATTAATATAAAAAGTAGTTATACTCAaaatgtatataacttaaattcaaACTTAAAACAATATGCCTGTCCCAATTGGCATGCGAGGAGCCGGGTACGTTAACAGCCTAACTTGGCAACTTAACAGTTAACACAGTATATGATCTTAAAACTCAAGGAAGGAGAAAACGTAAAGTTTTGCATAAGAAATACAATAAGGAGTGGCAAATTAAATTAcccaaaaaaatacaataaagaGTGGAAAATTAAATCGATGAAAATATGATTCCCTTAATTTGATCAAGTTTAGATGAATTAATAATTCATCTATTTGTTAATTTAATTTGCTTTTACCTATTCAAATTTAGTTCATCTAAAAATTGAGATAATATGAACTAAGTACAGTCCAAATTCACccgtcattttttttaaaaaggcatagtatttatatagatttttttctttgatatatatatatatatatatatatatatatatatatatatatatatatttataaaagaatTTAGCGAGTTGTGCAATTGAACCACCCAAATTAAGTAAAAACCGTTTAGCAATTTAGCATGTTTTCCCAAATTTAAGCAATGTTAACAAGTGGCGCGCATTGACCCTAGTTCCAAATTCCAATAGGGGGTTACGTTCCGCAAATTCAGAAAGGATCATGTGATTCTTCATCCTTATGCGTCTAGTGATACAGTAACGCCTCTAGACAACCTTCATGATTCATTTCATtttcaagagaaaaaaagaggcaAAAAAGGATTGGTAgatatatatgaaatatgaaTCAACTAACTAGGGGTACTCCACATATATATCTTTCAATCATTTTCATTCAAACTATTACGATGACTTTAGACCTAACTTATTATCCCCCACCTATTGATCACCAATCAAAAATAATCCCTCGAATAAATTCTTTACCTACCTAATTAATTAAGGTTTTGAACCCTATTAAAGTAGGCAATGTTTCCAATACCGTAAACaagtaaaatatactactactaGCTATCACAATTATTGATCAAAAGAGATCATTTGCATTTATGCACGCAAAAGCCACTGACATCTACTACTACTTCTACAGTTCTCTTTCAGTTGAAATTCTGgacttatattttaaatttgatgtaTTGTCATGTGGGGTTAAATAGAGGTAATATTAAATTCAGTCAAAATGCGGGACCATTCATGTGAATATATACAAGAGTTTCGCTAGGATAAATAAATCCTCGTGAATTCCAGCGACATtatgtttttcctttttttacgTTTGAGGCATCACGCCCTCTTTTCTTCCCCGCCCCCTAAAACTAAAATCCATAGAGCCAATGCTGCCATAATTCTCAGGGGCGGATTAAGTTCTTCTTTCATTGATTTTCGTGAACTTATTAGCTTTTGTTCgtatcatatattatatattaaaattttaaaatatttgattgtgAATTCAATTATTATCGTAAATTAATTTGAGATTATCACTATGAAAATACATGAACTTCAAGTCTTGAGTTCGTCTTGTAATAGAATAGGGCGGCTGGCTCTAACCAAGACTCCACTTTTTGCTCCGTCCGCCCTTGACCCGCAGGAGGATTTATTCAATCACATAATTTGGGCTCGATCATTCGATATCCTTTTCCTTCTATGGCGGAATGGAAGAAAAGTAATGAAACCTGCGATGGCCAGCAGGGGCCTAGCAGCCCCATCtttgaaaagagaagaaagatatGTTTTCGCAACTCAATCATAGATGATGAAATCATCAAAGATTTGACCTTTTCAAGGTTACTTTAGATAGCGGTATTTTCTGTATAAGATTGGCATCTCCATTCTAAGGTGACGTCAACTTCTTTGATGACGACCAAGAAGATATTTCCCAATAGCGGTCCTCTTTTTGTCTATTCTACCTGGTGGGGGTGCCCATGTGACTCGTGATGGGCGTTTGATTATTCTAAGTCGAGATTGAACTCTATGTATTAACGAGCGGAAATTATCGAGGTATTTGTGTCTCATGGTTTCTCGTTTTTCGATTTTTATATCGACATGTGTCGCTTGTATTGCGGTCATCACATTATTTTGTTGTCGTTACCCTCTATCTCAATGAGGAAGAAATAAGACCTGGGTAGACTCTACctccccatatatatatacctcccTATCTAATTTTTTGCTAAAATTTACGTGCATTCATAGAGATTATCGGTATTTTGAGACAATTTCCATcattatgaaaaataaagaaacaagAAAGGGTTTAATTTGGTTGGGAGGACTAGTGAGTGCTTTATTAAAAGTTGGTTTTTGGTTCAAAAGGAGGTAGCTGGCTAAGGGGAAATTGAAAGGAGAAGGAAGAATTGGTTTTTAGTTTTGGAAGTTTGCACTTAAATTTGGGCAcatggaaaagaaaagaaggctGTCTATTGTTGATGGCTCTTctccttttttaaaattagcACTCGATGTTAGCGGGGGGGATATGCCTTGATTGTAACAAACCATAGGTGCCCCACTCTATAGCGTTTCCCTTAATCTTGTCTTGGTAGTAGCAAGCCATGTCGGGGCCATTTACTTCTCATTGGTCCACCTCTCCATAATGTTCTTTTTTATCTCCTACATCTCATAACTATTCTAATCCGTAACTATATGTTCCTTTTTAGTTTCTTTG
It contains:
- the LOC129895267 gene encoding cytochrome P450 734A1-like isoform X1; translated protein: MEALCFQWLCVVVFSYVLLLFAQKAFVHLWWTPKRIQKHFKKQGITGPKYHFLFGNLKEIASFTTTSCTSPFTSHDILPTVLPFYHHWKKIYGSIFVIWFGPTARVTISDPALIRDIFVLKSDNFEKNESPALVKKLEGDGLLSLKGEKWAHHRKIITPTFYIENLRLMIPMMGKSMREMLDTWSKMSNARGKVEIEVSEMFSTLAEDVITRIVFGSSYEDGRAIFELQAQQMVYATEAYQKVFIPGYRFLPSKKNRISWRLDKEMRKSLMKLIEEKRKIWSDNYYQVLPEECPNDLLEVMIKAATHEYTNTSNITVNDIVEECKTIFFAGKHTTSNLLTWTTILLAMHPQWQELAREEVLTVCGARDPPSKDQLSKLKTLGMIINESVRLYPPAVAAIRRAKTDTRLGNFTLPRGTELLIPIIAIHHDQTLWGRDANEFNPARFARGVAQAANHPMAFMPFGLGARRCVGQNLAVLQAKLAIAMILQRFSFDLSTSYQHAPTILMLLCPQYGAPIIFQKL
- the LOC129895267 gene encoding cytochrome P450 734A1-like isoform X2, which gives rise to MEALCFQWLCVVVFSYVLLLFAQKAFVHLWWTPKRIQKHFKKQGITGSIFVIWFGPTARVTISDPALIRDIFVLKSDNFEKNESPALVKKLEGDGLLSLKGEKWAHHRKIITPTFYIENLRLMIPMMGKSMREMLDTWSKMSNARGKVEIEVSEMFSTLAEDVITRIVFGSSYEDGRAIFELQAQQMVYATEAYQKVFIPGYRFLPSKKNRISWRLDKEMRKSLMKLIEEKRKIWSDNYYQVLPEECPNDLLEVMIKAATHEYTNTSNITVNDIVEECKTIFFAGKHTTSNLLTWTTILLAMHPQWQELAREEVLTVCGARDPPSKDQLSKLKTLGMIINESVRLYPPAVAAIRRAKTDTRLGNFTLPRGTELLIPIIAIHHDQTLWGRDANEFNPARFARGVAQAANHPMAFMPFGLGARRCVGQNLAVLQAKLAIAMILQRFSFDLSTSYQHAPTILMLLCPQYGAPIIFQKL